One Rissa tridactyla isolate bRisTri1 chromosome 4, bRisTri1.patW.cur.20221130, whole genome shotgun sequence DNA window includes the following coding sequences:
- the ZC3H18 gene encoding zinc finger CCCH domain-containing protein 18 isoform X1 — MDVSDSPERNPCSPDEEDQQLSDDEVLKESGSDRELDGEGGQGSVLGEEEEDAARGLSHGEEENHSDEEDRLSETKSQESDNNEQSGELKSPPPRKGEEEDRTNDLGDEASSVTRELDEHELDYDEEVPEEPSAAAAEEDGEKAAGEDDEEEEKGDDAHDDEKKSSSKSDDEKDGQDPLKEKKKEEDDGEIDDGEIDDDDLEEGEVKDPSDRKVRPRPTCRFFMKGHCTWGMNCRFIHPGVNDKGNYSLISKPEPFSPNGAPPIGPHPLMPANPWGGPVVDEILPPPPPDPPTESAWERGLRHAKEVLKKATMRKEQEPDFEEKRFTVTIGEDEREFDKENEFFRDWNYRITRDVRDPAEVDIKENINYGLDPYTDPYYDYEIERFWRGGQYENFRVQYTDPDPYRNYRVSKERERERERERENRQRERERERERERERERRQRERERERERERDKERQRRKEEWERERERVKRDEKDRQHRDRDRDRDRDRDREREKEKEKPKPRSPLLPSRQPEPPKKEKEATTITTTQSKRADEWKDPWRRSKSPKKKLGVSVSPSRARRRRKTSASSASASGSSRSSSRSSTYSGSGSSRSRSRSSSYSSYSSRSSRHSSFSGSRSRSRSFSSSPSPSPTPSPHKPLAKAKGELLPPAGKGEKSVKKLAALPVPQPLTKITTAAPEPAKPGDNREARRKERQTRTPPRRRTISGSISGSASSYSGSSSRSRSLSRSLSRSHSRSSSASVSHSPSGSRKSRSLSVSSVSSVSSASSSSSSVRSADSEDMYADLASPVSSASSRSPTPAQQKKGRGKSKKEDSTKEEKRKRDVPTQLLKSAKPTQGSKSQQVLQTQQPSAPQSQQGGFSAHKEIKLTLLNKAADKGSRKRYEPADKDRPTSPPAKRANLSPDRGSRDRKATGRLSSPKQERQRGQNPKPSPAQTDRKRQLSPQSKSSSKVTSVPGKASEPGPTGAKAGKSSTLSRREELLKQLKAVEDAIARKRAKIPGKV; from the exons ATGGACGTTTCCGACAGCCCTGAGCGAAACCCCTGCTCTCCTGATGAAGAGGACCAGCAACTTTCCGATGATGAAGTCCTGAAGGAGAGTGGTTCAGACCGGGAACTCGATGGAGAGGGCGGGCAAGGCAGTgtcctgggagaagaggaggaggatgcagccAGGGGACTGAGCCATGGTGAAGAGGAGAATCACTCAGATGAAGAGGATCGCTTAAGTGAAACCAAGTCTCAGGAGTCTGACAACAATGAGCAGAGTGGGGAGCTGAAGAGCCCTCCGCCTCgcaaaggagaggaagaagaccGGACAAATGACCTTGGTGATGAAGCATCCTCTGTCACCCGCGAACTAGATGAGCATGAGTTGGACTATGATGAGGAAGTTCCTGAGGAAccaagtgctgctgctgcagaggaggatggtGAGAAAGCTGCTggtgaggatgatgaggaagaggagaaaggagatgaTGCCCATGATGATGAGAAAAAATCCAGCAGTAAAAGTGATGATGAAAAGGATGGCCAGGATCCCctcaaggagaagaagaaagaagaagatgatGGAGAAATTGACGATGGGGAAATTGAT GATGATGACTTGGAAGAAGGAGAAGTTAAAGACCCCAGCGACAGAAAAGTGAGGCCACGTCCCACCTGCCGATTCTTCATGAAAG GTCACTGTACTTGGGGCATGAACTGTCGATTTATTCACCCTGGCGTGAATGACAAAGGAAACTACTCCTTGATCTCCAAGCCTGAGCCCTTCTCCCCAAACGGTGCTCCTCCTATTGGCCCTCACCCGCTGATGCCAGCCAACCCTTGG GGAGGGCCAGTCGTTGATGAAATCTTACCTCCACCCCCTCCAGACCCTCCAACAGAAAGTGCCTGGGAGAGAGGACTCCGGCATGCTAAAGAG GTATTAAAAAAGGCAACTATGAGAAAAGAACAGGAGCCTGACTTTGAGGAGAAGAGGTTCACTGTGACTATTGGAGAAGACGAGCGTGAATTTGACAAAGAAAACGAGTTTTTCCGTGACTGGAATTACCGCATCACCAGAGACGTCAGAGATCCAGC GGAGGTGGacatcaaagaaaacattaaCTATGG GCTTGATCCCTATACAGATCCCTATTATGACTATGAAATAGAACGGTTCTGGCGTGGTGGGCAGTATGAGAATTTCAGGGTTCAGTATACAGACCCAGATCCCTACCGTAACTACAGAGTAAGTAAG gaaagagagCGAGAacgggaaagggaaagagagaacagACAACGAGAAAGGGAACGCGAGAGGGAGCGAGAACGGGAGCGAGAGCGGCGCCAGCGGGAGCGAGAACGAGAAAGGGAACGGGAGCGTGACAAGGAACGCCAGCGGCGGAAAGAAGAGTGGGAACGCGAGAGAGAACGAGTGAAGAGAGATGAAAAAGACAGGCAGCACAGGGACCGGGACAGGGACCGAGACCGGGACCGGGACAGGGAAcgtgaaaaggagaaagaaaaaccaaagccCCGGTCCCCGCTGCTACCAAG CCGTCAGCCTGAGCCAccaaagaaggagaaggaggcaaCCACAATTACCACCACTCAGTCAAAGAGAGCAGATGAATGGAAGGACCCCTGGCGCCGATCCAAGTCCCCCAAAAAGAAACTTGGTGTCTCTGTCTCTCCCAGCCGTGCGCGTAGGCGCCGAAAAACCTCTGCTTCTTCAGCATCTGCTTCTGGCTCGTCAAG GTCCTCTTCTCGTTCATCCACCTATTCTGGTTCAGGTTCCTCGCGATCTCGTTCCAGATCATCTTCTTACAGCTCTTACTCTAGTCGCTCTTCAAGACACAGCTCTTTCTCAGGCAGCAGGTCCAG ATCACGGTCTTTCTCATCTTCACCCTCTCCTTCTCCAACACCGTCTCCACACAAGCCGCTTGCGAAGGCTAAAGGGGAGTTATTACCACCTGCTGGTAAAGG CGAAAAATCTGTGAAGAAACTAGCtgcccttccagtccctcagccGCTCACTAAAATTACAACAGCTGCACCGGAGCCAGCCAAACCAGGCGATAATCGAGAGGCAAGAAGGAAGGAACGTCAGACGAGGACTCCACCCAGGAG GCGGACTATCAGCGGCAgcatcagtggcagtgccagcagctacAGTGGTTCCAGTTCCCGATCTAGGTCCTTGTCTCGGTCTCTCTCCAGATCTCATTCCAGATCATCGTCTGCCTCAGTCTCCCACTCCCCGTCTGGGTCCAGGAAATCCAG GTCCCTGAGCGTGAGCAGCGTTTCTTCTGTCTCTAGTGCCTCCTCTAGCAGCAGCTCTGTACGCAGCGCCGACTCCGAAGACATGTACGCAGACTTGGCCAGTCCTGTTTCCTCAGCCAGCTCCCGATCCCCGACCCCAGCGCAGCAGAAGAAAGGTAGAG GAAAGTCAAAAAAAGAAGATAGCACTAAAGAGGAGAAGCGGAAACGGGATGTCCCCACTCAGCTCCTGAAATCTGCCAAGCCCACCCAGGGGAGCAAATCGCAGCAGGTCCTCCAGAcccagcagccgtcagcccccCAGTCCCAGCAAGGGGGCTTCAGCGCTCACAAAGAGATCAAACTGACGCTCTTGAACAAG GCAGCTGACAAAGGAAGTAGGAAGAGATACGAGCCAGCAGACAAAGACAGGCCGACCTCTCCTCCAGCCAAACGGGCGAACCTGTCACCTGACAGAG GCTCTCGTGACAGGAAGGCAACTGGGAGACTCTCTTCACCCAAGCAAGAGCGACAGAGGGGCCAGAACCCGAAACCTTCTCCTGCGCAGACGGACAG GAAACGCCAGCTCTCGCCTCAGTCCAAGAGCTCCAGCAAAGTCACGAGCGTACCGGGCAAAGCATCCGAGCCAGGCCCCACGGGCGCCAAAGCGGGCAAGTCCAGCACCCTGTCGCGACGGGAGGAGCTCCTGAAGCAGCTCAAGGCGGTGGAAGATGCCATCGCTCGCAAGCGGGCCAAAATCCCGGGCAAAGTATAG
- the ZC3H18 gene encoding zinc finger CCCH domain-containing protein 18 isoform X3 has protein sequence MDVSDSPERNPCSPDEEDQQLSDDEVLKESGSDRELDGEGGQGSVLGEEEEDAARGLSHGEEENHSDEEDRLSETKSQESDNNEQSGELKSPPPRKGEEEDRTNDLGDEASSVTRELDEHELDYDEEVPEEPSAAAAEEDGEKAAGEDDEEEEKGDDAHDDEKKSSSKSDDEKDGQDPLKEKKKEEDDGEIDDGEIDDDDLEEGEVKDPSDRKVRPRPTCRFFMKGHCTWGMNCRFIHPGVNDKGNYSLISKPEPFSPNGAPPIGPHPLMPANPWGGPVVDEILPPPPPDPPTESAWERGLRHAKEVLKKATMRKEQEPDFEEKRFTVTIGEDEREFDKENEFFRDWNYRITRDVRDPAEVDIKENINYGLDPYTDPYYDYEIERFWRGGQYENFRVQYTDPDPYRNYRERERERERERENRQRERERERERERERERRQRERERERERERDKERQRRKEEWERERERVKRDEKDRQHRDRDRDRDRDRDREREKEKEKPKPRSPLLPSRQPEPPKKEKEATTITTTQSKRADEWKDPWRRSKSPKKKLGVSVSPSRARRRRKTSASSASASGSSRSSSRSSTYSGSGSSRSRSRSSSYSSYSSRSSRHSSFSGSRSRSRSFSSSPSPSPTPSPHKPLAKAKGELLPPAGKGEKSVKKLAALPVPQPLTKITTAAPEPAKPGDNREARRKERQTRTPPRRRTISGSISGSASSYSGSSSRSRSLSRSLSRSHSRSSSASVSHSPSGSRKSRSLSVSSVSSVSSASSSSSSVRSADSEDMYADLASPVSSASSRSPTPAQQKKGRGKSKKEDSTKEEKRKRDVPTQLLKSAKPTQGSKSQQVLQTQQPSAPQSQQGGFSAHKEIKLTLLNKAADKGSRKRYEPADKDRPTSPPAKRANLSPDRGSRDRKATGRLSSPKQERQRGQNPKPSPAQTDRKRQLSPQSKSSSKVTSVPGKASEPGPTGAKAGKSSTLSRREELLKQLKAVEDAIARKRAKIPGKV, from the exons ATGGACGTTTCCGACAGCCCTGAGCGAAACCCCTGCTCTCCTGATGAAGAGGACCAGCAACTTTCCGATGATGAAGTCCTGAAGGAGAGTGGTTCAGACCGGGAACTCGATGGAGAGGGCGGGCAAGGCAGTgtcctgggagaagaggaggaggatgcagccAGGGGACTGAGCCATGGTGAAGAGGAGAATCACTCAGATGAAGAGGATCGCTTAAGTGAAACCAAGTCTCAGGAGTCTGACAACAATGAGCAGAGTGGGGAGCTGAAGAGCCCTCCGCCTCgcaaaggagaggaagaagaccGGACAAATGACCTTGGTGATGAAGCATCCTCTGTCACCCGCGAACTAGATGAGCATGAGTTGGACTATGATGAGGAAGTTCCTGAGGAAccaagtgctgctgctgcagaggaggatggtGAGAAAGCTGCTggtgaggatgatgaggaagaggagaaaggagatgaTGCCCATGATGATGAGAAAAAATCCAGCAGTAAAAGTGATGATGAAAAGGATGGCCAGGATCCCctcaaggagaagaagaaagaagaagatgatGGAGAAATTGACGATGGGGAAATTGAT GATGATGACTTGGAAGAAGGAGAAGTTAAAGACCCCAGCGACAGAAAAGTGAGGCCACGTCCCACCTGCCGATTCTTCATGAAAG GTCACTGTACTTGGGGCATGAACTGTCGATTTATTCACCCTGGCGTGAATGACAAAGGAAACTACTCCTTGATCTCCAAGCCTGAGCCCTTCTCCCCAAACGGTGCTCCTCCTATTGGCCCTCACCCGCTGATGCCAGCCAACCCTTGG GGAGGGCCAGTCGTTGATGAAATCTTACCTCCACCCCCTCCAGACCCTCCAACAGAAAGTGCCTGGGAGAGAGGACTCCGGCATGCTAAAGAG GTATTAAAAAAGGCAACTATGAGAAAAGAACAGGAGCCTGACTTTGAGGAGAAGAGGTTCACTGTGACTATTGGAGAAGACGAGCGTGAATTTGACAAAGAAAACGAGTTTTTCCGTGACTGGAATTACCGCATCACCAGAGACGTCAGAGATCCAGC GGAGGTGGacatcaaagaaaacattaaCTATGG GCTTGATCCCTATACAGATCCCTATTATGACTATGAAATAGAACGGTTCTGGCGTGGTGGGCAGTATGAGAATTTCAGGGTTCAGTATACAGACCCAGATCCCTACCGTAACTACAGA gaaagagagCGAGAacgggaaagggaaagagagaacagACAACGAGAAAGGGAACGCGAGAGGGAGCGAGAACGGGAGCGAGAGCGGCGCCAGCGGGAGCGAGAACGAGAAAGGGAACGGGAGCGTGACAAGGAACGCCAGCGGCGGAAAGAAGAGTGGGAACGCGAGAGAGAACGAGTGAAGAGAGATGAAAAAGACAGGCAGCACAGGGACCGGGACAGGGACCGAGACCGGGACCGGGACAGGGAAcgtgaaaaggagaaagaaaaaccaaagccCCGGTCCCCGCTGCTACCAAG CCGTCAGCCTGAGCCAccaaagaaggagaaggaggcaaCCACAATTACCACCACTCAGTCAAAGAGAGCAGATGAATGGAAGGACCCCTGGCGCCGATCCAAGTCCCCCAAAAAGAAACTTGGTGTCTCTGTCTCTCCCAGCCGTGCGCGTAGGCGCCGAAAAACCTCTGCTTCTTCAGCATCTGCTTCTGGCTCGTCAAG GTCCTCTTCTCGTTCATCCACCTATTCTGGTTCAGGTTCCTCGCGATCTCGTTCCAGATCATCTTCTTACAGCTCTTACTCTAGTCGCTCTTCAAGACACAGCTCTTTCTCAGGCAGCAGGTCCAG ATCACGGTCTTTCTCATCTTCACCCTCTCCTTCTCCAACACCGTCTCCACACAAGCCGCTTGCGAAGGCTAAAGGGGAGTTATTACCACCTGCTGGTAAAGG CGAAAAATCTGTGAAGAAACTAGCtgcccttccagtccctcagccGCTCACTAAAATTACAACAGCTGCACCGGAGCCAGCCAAACCAGGCGATAATCGAGAGGCAAGAAGGAAGGAACGTCAGACGAGGACTCCACCCAGGAG GCGGACTATCAGCGGCAgcatcagtggcagtgccagcagctacAGTGGTTCCAGTTCCCGATCTAGGTCCTTGTCTCGGTCTCTCTCCAGATCTCATTCCAGATCATCGTCTGCCTCAGTCTCCCACTCCCCGTCTGGGTCCAGGAAATCCAG GTCCCTGAGCGTGAGCAGCGTTTCTTCTGTCTCTAGTGCCTCCTCTAGCAGCAGCTCTGTACGCAGCGCCGACTCCGAAGACATGTACGCAGACTTGGCCAGTCCTGTTTCCTCAGCCAGCTCCCGATCCCCGACCCCAGCGCAGCAGAAGAAAGGTAGAG GAAAGTCAAAAAAAGAAGATAGCACTAAAGAGGAGAAGCGGAAACGGGATGTCCCCACTCAGCTCCTGAAATCTGCCAAGCCCACCCAGGGGAGCAAATCGCAGCAGGTCCTCCAGAcccagcagccgtcagcccccCAGTCCCAGCAAGGGGGCTTCAGCGCTCACAAAGAGATCAAACTGACGCTCTTGAACAAG GCAGCTGACAAAGGAAGTAGGAAGAGATACGAGCCAGCAGACAAAGACAGGCCGACCTCTCCTCCAGCCAAACGGGCGAACCTGTCACCTGACAGAG GCTCTCGTGACAGGAAGGCAACTGGGAGACTCTCTTCACCCAAGCAAGAGCGACAGAGGGGCCAGAACCCGAAACCTTCTCCTGCGCAGACGGACAG GAAACGCCAGCTCTCGCCTCAGTCCAAGAGCTCCAGCAAAGTCACGAGCGTACCGGGCAAAGCATCCGAGCCAGGCCCCACGGGCGCCAAAGCGGGCAAGTCCAGCACCCTGTCGCGACGGGAGGAGCTCCTGAAGCAGCTCAAGGCGGTGGAAGATGCCATCGCTCGCAAGCGGGCCAAAATCCCGGGCAAAGTATAG
- the ZC3H18 gene encoding zinc finger CCCH domain-containing protein 18 isoform X2 — translation MDVSDSPERNPCSPDEEDQQLSDDEVLKESGSDRELDGEGGQGSVLGEEEEDAARGLSHGEEENHSDEEDRLSETKSQESDNNEQSGELKSPPPRKGEEEDRTNDLGDEASSVTRELDEHELDYDEEVPEEPSAAAAEEDGEKAAGEDDEEEEKGDDAHDDEKKSSSKSDDEKDGQDPLKEKKKEEDDGEIDDGEIDDDDLEEGEVKDPSDRKVRPRPTCRFFMKGHCTWGMNCRFIHPGVNDKGNYSLISKPEPFSPNGAPPIGPHPLMPANPWGGPVVDEILPPPPPDPPTESAWERGLRHAKEVLKKATMRKEQEPDFEEKRFTVTIGEDEREFDKENEFFRDWNYRITRDVRDPAEVDIKENINYGLDPYTDPYYDYEIERFWRGGQYENFRVQYTDPDPYRNYRVSKERERERERERENRQRERERERERERERERRQRERERERERERDKERQRRKEEWERERERVKRDEKDRQHRDRDRDRDRDRDREREKEKEKPKPRSPLLPSRQPEPPKKEKEATTITTTQSKRADEWKDPWRRSKSPKKKLGVSVSPSRARRRRKTSASSASASGSSRSSSRSSTYSGSGSSRSRSRSSSYSSYSSRSSRHSSFSGSRSRSRSFSSSPSPSPTPSPHKPLAKAKGELLPPAGKGEKSVKKLAALPVPQPLTKITTAAPEPAKPGDNREARRKERQTRTPPRRRTISGSISGSASSYSGSSSRSRSLSRSLSRSHSRSSSASVSHSPSGSRKSRSLSVSSVSSVSSASSSSSSVRSADSEDMYADLASPVSSASSRSPTPAQQKKGKSKKEDSTKEEKRKRDVPTQLLKSAKPTQGSKSQQVLQTQQPSAPQSQQGGFSAHKEIKLTLLNKAADKGSRKRYEPADKDRPTSPPAKRANLSPDRGSRDRKATGRLSSPKQERQRGQNPKPSPAQTDRKRQLSPQSKSSSKVTSVPGKASEPGPTGAKAGKSSTLSRREELLKQLKAVEDAIARKRAKIPGKV, via the exons ATGGACGTTTCCGACAGCCCTGAGCGAAACCCCTGCTCTCCTGATGAAGAGGACCAGCAACTTTCCGATGATGAAGTCCTGAAGGAGAGTGGTTCAGACCGGGAACTCGATGGAGAGGGCGGGCAAGGCAGTgtcctgggagaagaggaggaggatgcagccAGGGGACTGAGCCATGGTGAAGAGGAGAATCACTCAGATGAAGAGGATCGCTTAAGTGAAACCAAGTCTCAGGAGTCTGACAACAATGAGCAGAGTGGGGAGCTGAAGAGCCCTCCGCCTCgcaaaggagaggaagaagaccGGACAAATGACCTTGGTGATGAAGCATCCTCTGTCACCCGCGAACTAGATGAGCATGAGTTGGACTATGATGAGGAAGTTCCTGAGGAAccaagtgctgctgctgcagaggaggatggtGAGAAAGCTGCTggtgaggatgatgaggaagaggagaaaggagatgaTGCCCATGATGATGAGAAAAAATCCAGCAGTAAAAGTGATGATGAAAAGGATGGCCAGGATCCCctcaaggagaagaagaaagaagaagatgatGGAGAAATTGACGATGGGGAAATTGAT GATGATGACTTGGAAGAAGGAGAAGTTAAAGACCCCAGCGACAGAAAAGTGAGGCCACGTCCCACCTGCCGATTCTTCATGAAAG GTCACTGTACTTGGGGCATGAACTGTCGATTTATTCACCCTGGCGTGAATGACAAAGGAAACTACTCCTTGATCTCCAAGCCTGAGCCCTTCTCCCCAAACGGTGCTCCTCCTATTGGCCCTCACCCGCTGATGCCAGCCAACCCTTGG GGAGGGCCAGTCGTTGATGAAATCTTACCTCCACCCCCTCCAGACCCTCCAACAGAAAGTGCCTGGGAGAGAGGACTCCGGCATGCTAAAGAG GTATTAAAAAAGGCAACTATGAGAAAAGAACAGGAGCCTGACTTTGAGGAGAAGAGGTTCACTGTGACTATTGGAGAAGACGAGCGTGAATTTGACAAAGAAAACGAGTTTTTCCGTGACTGGAATTACCGCATCACCAGAGACGTCAGAGATCCAGC GGAGGTGGacatcaaagaaaacattaaCTATGG GCTTGATCCCTATACAGATCCCTATTATGACTATGAAATAGAACGGTTCTGGCGTGGTGGGCAGTATGAGAATTTCAGGGTTCAGTATACAGACCCAGATCCCTACCGTAACTACAGAGTAAGTAAG gaaagagagCGAGAacgggaaagggaaagagagaacagACAACGAGAAAGGGAACGCGAGAGGGAGCGAGAACGGGAGCGAGAGCGGCGCCAGCGGGAGCGAGAACGAGAAAGGGAACGGGAGCGTGACAAGGAACGCCAGCGGCGGAAAGAAGAGTGGGAACGCGAGAGAGAACGAGTGAAGAGAGATGAAAAAGACAGGCAGCACAGGGACCGGGACAGGGACCGAGACCGGGACCGGGACAGGGAAcgtgaaaaggagaaagaaaaaccaaagccCCGGTCCCCGCTGCTACCAAG CCGTCAGCCTGAGCCAccaaagaaggagaaggaggcaaCCACAATTACCACCACTCAGTCAAAGAGAGCAGATGAATGGAAGGACCCCTGGCGCCGATCCAAGTCCCCCAAAAAGAAACTTGGTGTCTCTGTCTCTCCCAGCCGTGCGCGTAGGCGCCGAAAAACCTCTGCTTCTTCAGCATCTGCTTCTGGCTCGTCAAG GTCCTCTTCTCGTTCATCCACCTATTCTGGTTCAGGTTCCTCGCGATCTCGTTCCAGATCATCTTCTTACAGCTCTTACTCTAGTCGCTCTTCAAGACACAGCTCTTTCTCAGGCAGCAGGTCCAG ATCACGGTCTTTCTCATCTTCACCCTCTCCTTCTCCAACACCGTCTCCACACAAGCCGCTTGCGAAGGCTAAAGGGGAGTTATTACCACCTGCTGGTAAAGG CGAAAAATCTGTGAAGAAACTAGCtgcccttccagtccctcagccGCTCACTAAAATTACAACAGCTGCACCGGAGCCAGCCAAACCAGGCGATAATCGAGAGGCAAGAAGGAAGGAACGTCAGACGAGGACTCCACCCAGGAG GCGGACTATCAGCGGCAgcatcagtggcagtgccagcagctacAGTGGTTCCAGTTCCCGATCTAGGTCCTTGTCTCGGTCTCTCTCCAGATCTCATTCCAGATCATCGTCTGCCTCAGTCTCCCACTCCCCGTCTGGGTCCAGGAAATCCAG GTCCCTGAGCGTGAGCAGCGTTTCTTCTGTCTCTAGTGCCTCCTCTAGCAGCAGCTCTGTACGCAGCGCCGACTCCGAAGACATGTACGCAGACTTGGCCAGTCCTGTTTCCTCAGCCAGCTCCCGATCCCCGACCCCAGCGCAGCAGAAGAAAG GAAAGTCAAAAAAAGAAGATAGCACTAAAGAGGAGAAGCGGAAACGGGATGTCCCCACTCAGCTCCTGAAATCTGCCAAGCCCACCCAGGGGAGCAAATCGCAGCAGGTCCTCCAGAcccagcagccgtcagcccccCAGTCCCAGCAAGGGGGCTTCAGCGCTCACAAAGAGATCAAACTGACGCTCTTGAACAAG GCAGCTGACAAAGGAAGTAGGAAGAGATACGAGCCAGCAGACAAAGACAGGCCGACCTCTCCTCCAGCCAAACGGGCGAACCTGTCACCTGACAGAG GCTCTCGTGACAGGAAGGCAACTGGGAGACTCTCTTCACCCAAGCAAGAGCGACAGAGGGGCCAGAACCCGAAACCTTCTCCTGCGCAGACGGACAG GAAACGCCAGCTCTCGCCTCAGTCCAAGAGCTCCAGCAAAGTCACGAGCGTACCGGGCAAAGCATCCGAGCCAGGCCCCACGGGCGCCAAAGCGGGCAAGTCCAGCACCCTGTCGCGACGGGAGGAGCTCCTGAAGCAGCTCAAGGCGGTGGAAGATGCCATCGCTCGCAAGCGGGCCAAAATCCCGGGCAAAGTATAG